One part of the Sphingobacterium sp. LZ7M1 genome encodes these proteins:
- a CDS encoding RagB/SusD family nutrient uptake outer membrane protein, translated as MNSKIKYSILGLAALAFTSCSKDFLDREPFDKLVPNTYFTTEADLQLYANSFYQQFIPSGLSIVQADEMGEYTSKNNSPKFISGNFSAVDQGAWSWTKLRNINYFLSKYDNPSIPEEARKHYSGVARLFRAMFYFDMVKDYGDVPWYSKPLATEDKELLYKGRDPRHAVMDSVLADLNYAVANIRDKKDNTSSMMTKWVALGMKSRICLFEGTYRKYHPEIKLTNTAEKWLTESLNASKELVDSKQYTLYSTGNPSKDYRTLFTSENPVSGEVMWSNVYNNALKRWHEITWKFNSATFGARWGLNKQFVNTYLNVDGSRFTDQVGYDELLFVDEMMNRDPRLSQTVRGLGYKRSDGSAAPANFGYTFTGYHIMKFSLDDKRLDGVTEGYNSITMMRYAEILLNYAEASAELGKLSGDAALWNETIGALRVRAGISSKPPADVDRYLQQVYFPEISDKYLLEVRRERGIELVYEGLRYDDLMRWKKGTLLEMPWKGIYVPGMDQEMDLDGNGTPDVSFVTKTPSSPKQGVSYFVVDGKAAKLTEGTKGHIIWRADENRRFDDKKYLKPISNADLVVNPDLGQNPGW; from the coding sequence ATGAACTCAAAAATTAAATATAGTATATTAGGATTGGCTGCGCTGGCATTTACTTCATGTAGCAAGGATTTCTTGGACCGTGAGCCATTTGATAAATTAGTTCCAAACACTTATTTCACAACAGAGGCTGATTTACAGCTTTATGCAAATTCCTTCTATCAACAATTTATCCCATCTGGTTTATCCATTGTACAGGCGGATGAAATGGGTGAATATACCTCCAAGAATAATTCTCCGAAATTTATCTCGGGAAATTTCTCAGCTGTTGATCAAGGGGCATGGAGTTGGACGAAACTTCGGAATATCAATTATTTCTTAAGTAAATACGATAACCCATCCATTCCAGAAGAAGCAAGGAAGCATTATTCAGGGGTTGCCCGGTTGTTCAGAGCCATGTTTTATTTTGATATGGTCAAAGACTATGGGGATGTGCCTTGGTATTCAAAGCCATTGGCAACAGAAGATAAAGAGTTATTATATAAGGGTCGCGATCCCAGACATGCGGTAATGGATTCTGTTCTTGCGGATTTGAATTATGCGGTAGCCAATATTCGTGATAAGAAAGACAATACCTCTTCCATGATGACAAAATGGGTAGCCTTGGGGATGAAATCCAGAATTTGTCTATTCGAAGGGACCTATCGCAAATATCATCCAGAGATCAAGTTGACCAATACGGCAGAAAAATGGTTGACAGAGTCCTTGAATGCTTCCAAGGAGCTTGTGGATTCAAAGCAATATACCTTATACAGTACCGGCAATCCAAGCAAGGATTACCGAACCCTATTTACGAGTGAGAATCCCGTTTCAGGAGAGGTCATGTGGTCCAATGTTTATAACAATGCTTTAAAGAGATGGCATGAAATTACCTGGAAATTTAATTCAGCGACATTTGGTGCGAGATGGGGATTGAACAAACAATTTGTCAACACCTATTTGAATGTGGATGGAAGCCGTTTTACAGATCAAGTAGGATATGACGAGCTATTATTCGTAGATGAGATGATGAATCGCGATCCACGATTATCACAGACGGTTCGCGGATTGGGTTATAAACGTTCAGATGGATCTGCAGCACCGGCGAATTTTGGGTATACCTTTACGGGTTACCATATTATGAAATTCAGTTTGGATGACAAGCGATTAGATGGTGTAACGGAGGGGTACAATTCCATTACGATGATGCGATATGCGGAGATCTTACTGAATTATGCGGAAGCATCAGCAGAATTGGGTAAATTATCGGGTGATGCTGCCCTGTGGAATGAGACCATTGGAGCGTTGCGGGTGCGTGCGGGAATCAGTTCAAAACCACCTGCTGATGTTGATCGTTATTTGCAACAGGTTTATTTTCCGGAAATTTCTGATAAATACTTGTTGGAGGTCCGTAGAGAAAGAGGGATTGAATTGGTTTATGAGGGTTTACGTTATGATGACCTGATGCGTTGGAAAAAAGGAACCTTATTAGAAATGCCATGGAAAGGTATTTATGTGCCGGGAATGGATCAAGAAATGGATCTAGATGGCAATGGAACGCCTGATGTATCCTTTGTGACCAAAACACCATCAAGTCCAAAACAAGGAGTGTCCTATTTTGTTGTTGATGGAAAAGCGGCGAAATTGACTGAAGGAACCAAAGGGCATATTATCTGGCGAGCAGACGAGAATCGGAGGTTTGATGATAAAAAATATTTGAAGCCAATATCAAATGCGGATTTAGTTGTAAATCCGGATCTTGGCCAAAATCCCGGATGGTAA
- the ggpS gene encoding glucosylglycerol-phosphate synthase yields MMLLATDLDGTFLGGSMEDRLKLYQIIKGNRDIQLVFVTGRGLESVIPLLNDPTIPTPHFIIADVGATICEGATLTTIDSIQHEIESNWPSVYELQGDFSEIPGLVYQRVPQQRRCSYYYDASTDLVKVRAIAEGRNCDVVTSLGKYLDILPKGVNKGSSLKKLVAHLGVPENKVLVAGDTLNDLSMFHTGFLGVAVGESETALLDATEDLLNVYQARLPGAGGILECMEKIESFAPFVDNFIEEPLLRQSSKDRQLVMVYHRLPFERIMVEGSMKNVPPQSPNGIIPSLLGLFEKGRPGIWIGEEVDLGEGNQDVRQKVDIDKYPNLDVSAISLSQKDIDKFYRVFSKEAFWPTIFSFVDKAKFNHLDWAHYLKINKLFAQRIAKEAEPEALVWIHEYNLWMVPSFLKMMRPDLKIGFFHHTAFPAADIFNTIPWRREIIGSLLMCDFISFHIPRYVENFIDVLRSHTPFKRMRSVNVSKQFLTYSMALGVEEMTKIISVDGRTIRLGAQPVGVNYELIESLITKEGIAQRIEKYRAEAENKDMKRIVSIERMDYVKGPLEKILAFGEFLKEYPEIRGKVELINVCTPPSKGMRIYDKIRDQVNQAVGEINGRYATLDWTPIQYFFQALPFEEVLVQYALADVAWITPLRDGLNLVSKEFVATQGILNQSGVLVLSEFAGASVELPYCVPTNPYDRRSMIESLHQALTMPEEEALLRIKRSLQQIKHYDVHYWGEDFVRELETSNYTNQVKDQNKRM; encoded by the coding sequence ATGATGCTATTAGCGACTGACTTGGATGGAACATTTTTAGGGGGGTCAATGGAAGATCGCCTAAAACTCTATCAGATTATCAAGGGAAATAGGGATATTCAATTGGTCTTCGTTACGGGGCGAGGATTGGAATCTGTTATCCCTTTGTTGAACGATCCAACGATCCCAACACCACATTTTATAATTGCCGATGTGGGGGCTACTATTTGCGAGGGTGCTACACTCACTACGATAGACTCCATTCAACATGAAATCGAAAGTAATTGGCCTTCGGTATATGAACTTCAGGGGGATTTTTCAGAGATTCCCGGTTTGGTATATCAAAGAGTCCCCCAGCAGCGACGCTGCTCATATTATTACGATGCAAGTACGGATTTAGTTAAGGTTCGCGCTATTGCTGAAGGGAGAAATTGTGATGTGGTCACATCCTTGGGAAAATATTTGGATATTCTTCCTAAAGGCGTCAATAAAGGGAGTTCACTGAAAAAATTGGTGGCTCATTTGGGTGTGCCAGAAAACAAGGTTTTGGTTGCGGGTGATACATTGAACGACCTCTCCATGTTCCATACTGGATTTTTAGGTGTTGCTGTTGGGGAGTCTGAAACCGCACTTCTTGATGCTACTGAAGATCTGTTGAATGTATATCAGGCACGTCTTCCGGGAGCTGGGGGGATTCTTGAATGTATGGAAAAAATCGAATCTTTTGCCCCCTTCGTTGATAATTTCATTGAAGAACCCCTGCTTCGGCAATCTTCCAAAGATCGCCAGTTGGTAATGGTTTACCATCGACTGCCTTTCGAAAGGATCATGGTTGAAGGGAGCATGAAAAATGTTCCGCCGCAAAGCCCCAATGGAATAATTCCTTCTTTATTAGGACTCTTTGAAAAGGGAAGACCCGGCATTTGGATTGGTGAGGAAGTGGATCTTGGGGAAGGAAATCAGGATGTAAGGCAAAAGGTTGATATCGATAAATACCCTAACCTTGATGTCTCAGCTATCTCACTTTCCCAGAAAGACATTGATAAATTCTATAGGGTGTTTTCCAAGGAAGCATTTTGGCCAACAATTTTTTCTTTTGTCGATAAGGCTAAATTTAATCACCTGGACTGGGCTCATTATTTAAAAATAAATAAGCTTTTCGCCCAGCGGATAGCGAAAGAAGCCGAACCTGAAGCATTGGTATGGATTCACGAGTATAATCTTTGGATGGTCCCTTCATTCCTAAAAATGATGCGTCCAGATCTTAAAATTGGTTTTTTTCACCACACTGCTTTCCCCGCAGCAGATATTTTCAATACGATTCCATGGCGAAGGGAGATCATTGGGAGCTTGTTAATGTGTGATTTTATCAGTTTCCATATCCCCAGGTATGTGGAGAATTTTATTGATGTCCTGCGCAGTCACACTCCTTTTAAGCGGATGAGATCGGTGAATGTTTCCAAGCAGTTTCTTACCTATAGTATGGCGTTGGGTGTTGAAGAGATGACCAAAATAATCTCTGTTGATGGACGAACTATTCGATTAGGTGCACAACCGGTTGGAGTTAATTATGAGTTGATTGAGAGCTTGATAACTAAGGAAGGGATTGCGCAGCGGATCGAAAAATACAGAGCGGAGGCAGAAAATAAAGATATGAAACGAATTGTGTCAATTGAGCGGATGGATTATGTGAAGGGACCTTTGGAAAAGATATTGGCATTCGGGGAGTTTCTGAAGGAATATCCCGAAATTCGGGGAAAGGTCGAACTGATAAACGTCTGTACCCCACCATCGAAAGGCATGCGCATCTATGACAAGATCAGGGATCAGGTCAATCAGGCTGTGGGAGAAATCAATGGTAGGTACGCTACTCTGGACTGGACTCCAATTCAATATTTCTTCCAAGCGCTTCCATTCGAAGAAGTCCTTGTCCAATATGCTCTGGCAGATGTGGCTTGGATAACACCTTTGCGAGATGGTCTAAACCTTGTTTCCAAGGAATTTGTCGCAACGCAGGGGATCTTGAACCAATCGGGAGTTCTGGTACTTTCTGAATTTGCTGGTGCGTCTGTCGAACTCCCATATTGTGTCCCAACAAATCCCTATGATCGCCGAAGCATGATCGAGTCCTTACACCAAGCCCTTACCATGCCGGAAGAGGAAGCCCTTTTGCGGATCAAGAGGTCCTTACAACAAATTAAACATTATGATGTTCATTACTGGGGAGAGGATTTTGTCAGGGAACTTGAAACGAGCAATTACACTAACCAAGTAAAGGATCAAAACAAAAGAATGTAG
- a CDS encoding ferritin-like domain-containing protein, with protein MATTKSASTETKIKAKSNAAKDLKDLFEDGLKDIYWAEKELVKALPKMEKNATSQKLKTAISSHLEETKEHVSRLEEVFKSIGVKAKAEKCDAMAGLLEEGKGIMEETEPGAVRDAGIIAASQKVEHYEIATYGTLAAFAKVLQHKDALKLLLATLKEEKSCDEKLTSIADTNLNSKAE; from the coding sequence ATGGCAACAACAAAATCAGCAAGTACAGAAACTAAAATTAAAGCAAAAAGTAATGCTGCTAAAGATTTAAAGGATCTATTTGAAGACGGTCTAAAAGATATTTACTGGGCCGAAAAGGAATTGGTAAAGGCGTTACCTAAAATGGAGAAAAATGCAACCTCGCAAAAACTAAAAACTGCCATTTCTTCACATTTGGAAGAAACCAAGGAACATGTTAGTAGGCTTGAAGAAGTATTTAAGTCAATCGGGGTTAAAGCTAAAGCAGAGAAATGTGATGCGATGGCAGGATTGTTAGAAGAAGGAAAAGGCATAATGGAAGAAACTGAGCCTGGTGCTGTCCGTGATGCAGGAATAATTGCCGCTTCGCAGAAGGTTGAGCATTACGAAATCGCTACTTACGGAACATTGGCAGCTTTCGCAAAGGTCCTTCAGCATAAGGATGCGTTAAAACTGCTTTTGGCAACCCTAAAGGAGGAAAAATCCTGTGATGAAAAATTAACCTCTATTGCCGATACCAACTTAAATTCCAAAGCCGAATAA
- a CDS encoding Sb-PDE family phosphodiesterase: MKMKLSLIGIFFFSVSLLQAQTDDGIMRLTEFAYPVKRENLTIPDVNGYQVLKCDFHMHTVFTDGHVWPNVRIQEAWREGLDAISYTEHMEYNPHSADVKVDHNRSHDLAVELAKENNIVLVKGTEVTRQTPPGHFNALFIQDANELVSDNNSNLDQEAIYKAYAQKAFIFWNHPGWKATAIPGSYEWIDFVEKMYQEKKLHGIEVVNGLGFHKKALDWALDRNLTIIGNTDIHNLIAHDYNIEKQGVHRTMTLVMAKDRTAAGIREALEAGRTVVWSSNYLFGKEENVRDLVKASISVSPAYHEKTNVKTKVRTKYYEVKNNSDLYFELELKGGTGTKRLVLYPESTQILTAEAGQSNLTYEIISTFIRSDKHLQFDINLK; encoded by the coding sequence ATGAAAATGAAATTATCCTTAATTGGAATCTTCTTTTTTTCGGTTAGCTTATTACAAGCACAGACTGATGATGGCATTATGCGTTTAACAGAATTCGCATATCCAGTAAAACGGGAAAATCTAACTATTCCCGATGTCAATGGCTATCAAGTATTGAAATGTGATTTTCACATGCATACGGTATTTACCGATGGTCATGTATGGCCAAATGTGAGAATTCAAGAAGCCTGGCGTGAAGGGTTGGATGCTATTTCATATACCGAGCATATGGAATATAACCCCCACAGTGCGGATGTAAAGGTAGACCACAATCGTTCGCATGACTTAGCTGTTGAACTGGCTAAGGAGAATAATATTGTTTTGGTCAAAGGAACGGAAGTGACAAGACAAACGCCTCCAGGACATTTTAACGCTTTGTTTATTCAAGATGCAAACGAATTAGTATCAGATAACAATTCCAATTTAGATCAGGAAGCAATCTACAAGGCTTACGCCCAAAAAGCATTTATTTTCTGGAATCACCCTGGATGGAAAGCTACAGCAATTCCTGGATCCTATGAATGGATTGATTTTGTAGAAAAGATGTATCAGGAGAAAAAGCTGCATGGAATTGAGGTGGTGAATGGCTTAGGTTTTCATAAGAAAGCATTGGATTGGGCTTTGGACCGTAATTTAACCATTATTGGAAATACGGATATCCATAACCTGATTGCTCATGATTATAACATCGAGAAACAGGGGGTGCATAGAACGATGACACTGGTCATGGCGAAAGATCGTACAGCTGCCGGAATCCGCGAAGCATTGGAAGCTGGTAGGACGGTAGTCTGGTCAAGTAATTACCTGTTTGGAAAGGAAGAAAATGTTAGAGATCTAGTAAAAGCATCGATTTCAGTTTCTCCAGCCTACCATGAGAAAACCAATGTAAAAACCAAGGTAAGAACCAAATATTACGAAGTTAAGAACAATAGTGATCTATATTTTGAGTTGGAATTAAAAGGAGGGACTGGCACCAAGAGATTGGTTTTATATCCAGAATCCACTCAAATCTTGACTGCCGAAGCAGGGCAATCGAATTTAACCTATGAAATAATATCAACATTTATTCGGAGCGATAAGCATTTACAATTTGACATCAATTTAAAGTAA
- a CDS encoding TonB-dependent receptor, translated as MKSYIPIFLLAGTVLSLPIQSSASKLRNELMNSVDFQQTISGRVVDGSGNPIESATVAIQGSNRATATDKNGQFTLESSKSNVTLVVSFVGFTTKTQQVSGDLNNVVIQLDNKNDLEEIVVVGYGTQKKINLTGAVSQVTSEVLENRPAASLSRMLQGALPNLNLKMVDGSPTRGATFNVRGSTSIGAGGSALVLIDGVEGDPNMINPNDIESVTVLKDASSAAIYGSRAAFGVVLITTKNPKAGKATVTLNSNFSMNNRVVEPKLVTNGYEWAKNFNEAFNAWYDYKSTPISVNNIYPFSLEYLEALKKHSENPGGEEVVFNKATNRYEYFGNTDWYNMVYRENMPSTEQALSVSGGGEKASYFLSGRYFHQGGLFNFNPDKFNKYNIRGKGDIKVTDWLTFQNNTEISSYDYHYPMFADGDGNIWRQFEHQGYPMAVIYNPDGTFTHSAAYTGIASFIEGNNASDLNNTVLRNTAGVIIKPVNGLTLKGDFTYSRTWEDEQRTNNYINYSNSPGVIDRFGRSLLRQLSERKKYLGGNLTANYTKKFADKHDINALLGYNVETQTLKSLNSQRDGIILSNKPDFNLMDGLNFNITGGGNEWAYLGVFYRFNYAYDSKYLIELNGRYDGSSKFPEDQRFGFFPSVSAGWVVSNESFFQDAKPLVSNLKFRASYGSLGNGNVAPYRYLEQMSVAKTGVILGGVQPSYTSIPGVIPSGLTWERSTTFNVGADLGFFDNALNFTFDWYNRMTYDMFTVGEPLPNVFGAAVPYGNFADLSTKGWELTVNYNNQFELAGKPFNWGINGSLWDSRSHITRFNNPKKLLNNYYVGQEIGEIWGYETLGFFTSEEDVANHADQSFIRNSNNNVWLPGDLKFADLPNPNGDVDGVINSGDNTVDNPGDRRIIGNNSPRYQFGFTLSGKWNGIGLSAFFQGIAKRDYYFSPEAGLFWGPYNRPYGYQPTKMMEDMWSEENPDAYFPRYRGYTALGTDRSLGAPQTRYLQDASYLRLKSLTIDYNVPQKWLQKTKLANVQVFASAQNLFTFSGLFKHTENFDPEVIEKPIGELTNGSGEGYAYPQLKTTTFGLNLTF; from the coding sequence ATGAAATCTTACATACCAATATTTCTATTGGCGGGGACTGTTTTGTCCTTACCAATCCAAAGCTCGGCTTCAAAATTGAGGAATGAGTTAATGAATTCAGTTGATTTTCAGCAAACTATTTCGGGGAGGGTAGTTGATGGGAGTGGAAATCCAATTGAAAGCGCGACGGTTGCTATTCAAGGCAGCAATCGTGCTACAGCGACGGATAAGAATGGTCAATTTACCTTGGAAAGTAGTAAATCCAATGTGACTTTGGTTGTCTCATTTGTCGGGTTTACCACCAAAACCCAACAGGTTTCTGGTGATTTGAACAATGTGGTTATACAGCTGGACAACAAGAACGATCTTGAAGAGATCGTAGTTGTCGGGTACGGAACCCAAAAGAAGATCAATTTGACCGGGGCCGTTTCACAGGTAACCTCAGAGGTCCTTGAAAACCGTCCTGCGGCAAGTTTAAGTAGGATGTTGCAAGGAGCACTTCCCAACTTAAACCTAAAGATGGTGGATGGAAGTCCGACGCGCGGAGCAACTTTCAATGTGCGTGGATCAACCTCGATTGGTGCTGGGGGAAGTGCATTGGTGTTGATTGATGGAGTAGAAGGAGACCCCAATATGATCAACCCGAATGATATCGAAAGTGTAACGGTATTGAAAGATGCCTCATCGGCAGCAATTTACGGATCTAGAGCCGCATTTGGGGTGGTATTGATTACCACGAAAAACCCGAAAGCCGGAAAAGCAACCGTAACCTTAAACTCTAACTTCTCCATGAATAACCGGGTGGTAGAACCAAAATTGGTGACCAATGGTTATGAATGGGCAAAGAATTTTAATGAAGCCTTCAATGCCTGGTATGATTATAAATCAACTCCAATTTCCGTAAATAACATATATCCATTTTCATTGGAATATTTGGAAGCTTTGAAAAAGCATTCCGAGAATCCAGGAGGCGAGGAAGTTGTTTTCAATAAGGCGACCAATCGTTATGAGTATTTTGGAAATACCGATTGGTACAATATGGTGTACAGGGAAAATATGCCGAGTACCGAACAGGCGCTGAGCGTATCCGGAGGGGGAGAGAAAGCTTCTTATTTTCTTTCAGGCCGATACTTTCATCAAGGAGGTTTGTTCAATTTTAATCCAGATAAGTTCAACAAGTACAATATTCGTGGAAAAGGAGATATCAAAGTTACCGATTGGTTGACTTTCCAGAACAATACAGAAATCAGCAGTTATGATTATCACTATCCTATGTTTGCTGATGGCGATGGCAATATCTGGAGGCAGTTTGAGCACCAAGGATATCCCATGGCGGTAATTTATAATCCAGATGGCACCTTTACGCATTCTGCTGCTTATACCGGAATAGCATCCTTTATTGAAGGGAACAATGCTTCAGACCTGAATAATACTGTATTGAGAAATACTGCAGGAGTGATAATCAAACCAGTTAACGGATTGACTCTTAAGGGCGATTTCACCTATTCCAGAACGTGGGAAGATGAGCAAAGAACCAATAATTATATCAACTATAGTAATTCACCGGGGGTAATAGATCGTTTTGGACGTAGCTTATTGAGACAATTGAGCGAGCGTAAAAAATATCTAGGTGGAAACTTAACGGCAAATTATACCAAGAAATTTGCAGATAAGCATGATATCAATGCCTTATTAGGTTACAACGTAGAAACTCAAACTTTAAAAAGCTTGAATTCACAACGTGATGGTATAATTTTATCGAACAAACCGGATTTCAATTTAATGGATGGCTTGAATTTTAATATTACAGGAGGTGGAAATGAATGGGCATATTTGGGTGTATTCTACCGTTTCAATTATGCCTACGATAGCAAATACCTGATTGAGTTGAACGGTCGTTATGATGGATCCTCGAAGTTCCCTGAAGACCAACGATTTGGTTTCTTCCCTTCGGTATCAGCGGGATGGGTTGTTTCCAATGAATCGTTTTTCCAAGATGCAAAACCATTGGTTAGTAATTTGAAGTTCAGAGCTTCCTATGGTTCATTAGGAAATGGAAACGTAGCACCATACCGTTATCTTGAACAGATGTCGGTGGCCAAAACCGGAGTAATCCTAGGGGGTGTTCAACCAAGTTATACTTCCATTCCAGGAGTTATTCCATCTGGATTAACCTGGGAGAGATCCACAACGTTTAATGTGGGTGCAGATTTAGGGTTCTTCGATAATGCCTTGAACTTTACTTTCGATTGGTATAACCGGATGACCTACGATATGTTTACCGTGGGTGAGCCATTGCCAAATGTTTTTGGTGCCGCTGTTCCTTATGGAAACTTTGCGGACTTATCGACAAAAGGATGGGAATTGACGGTGAATTACAATAATCAATTTGAATTGGCCGGAAAACCATTTAACTGGGGAATCAATGGATCTTTATGGGATAGCAGATCCCATATTACTCGCTTCAACAATCCAAAAAAATTATTGAACAACTACTATGTAGGTCAGGAGATTGGTGAGATTTGGGGTTATGAAACCTTAGGTTTCTTTACATCTGAGGAAGATGTTGCCAACCATGCGGATCAAAGTTTTATCCGTAACTCGAACAACAATGTTTGGTTACCTGGAGATTTGAAATTTGCAGATTTACCAAATCCGAACGGAGATGTGGATGGTGTCATAAACTCAGGCGATAATACAGTAGATAATCCAGGAGACCGTCGAATTATTGGTAATAATTCTCCGCGCTACCAATTTGGATTTACCTTATCAGGAAAATGGAATGGGATTGGATTATCGGCATTTTTCCAAGGGATTGCAAAGCGTGATTATTATTTCTCACCAGAAGCAGGATTGTTCTGGGGTCCTTACAATAGACCCTATGGATACCAGCCAACCAAAATGATGGAGGATATGTGGTCAGAAGAAAATCCAGATGCTTATTTCCCTAGATATAGAGGTTATACCGCTTTGGGTACTGACCGTTCATTGGGTGCACCTCAAACTCGTTATTTACAAGATGCTTCTTATTTACGATTAAAATCATTGACCATTGATTATAATGTGCCACAAAAATGGTTACAGAAAACTAAGTTAGCCAATGTACAAGTCTTTGCAAGTGCGCAAAACTTATTCACTTTCTCAGGATTGTTTAAACATACCGAGAATTTTGACCCAGAAGTTATAGAGAAGCCAATTGGTGAATTAACCAATGGTTCAGGGGAGGGATACGCCTATCCACAATTAAAAACAACAACTTTTGGTCTTAACTTAACATTCTAA
- a CDS encoding NAD(P)H-dependent glycerol-3-phosphate dehydrogenase, which yields MIEISVVGGGSWATALVKILTENKIPTYWHLRRKEQVNHVKENGNNPSYLPQVQLNPIFVFPSGNLRHVVAQSRIINFAVPSATLKQVCYDLDCSLFENKIVLAAMKGTVGANCEVPSSFLSQTLKLPESHIVTIAGPCHSEEIAENKQTYLTLSCSNPDTADKLAVLFKRPYVKVRSNIDPIGVGYGSIYKNVLGIASGMAKGLGYGDNFLAVLVSNALFEMQCILGTERDAQREILNSSYAGDLLVTAYSNNSRNRRFGEFVAQGHSAEGAMDKLGMVAEGYWATKGLFCYAKEQGLGLPILESIYEILYGNHSVRSKFKELEGKLK from the coding sequence TTGATTGAAATAAGTGTTGTTGGTGGTGGAAGTTGGGCTACTGCTTTAGTAAAAATATTAACCGAAAACAAGATCCCAACATATTGGCACCTGCGAAGGAAAGAACAGGTAAACCATGTCAAGGAAAATGGAAACAATCCTAGTTACCTTCCGCAAGTTCAACTCAATCCTATATTTGTTTTTCCCAGTGGAAACCTGCGGCATGTGGTTGCTCAATCAAGGATTATCAATTTTGCCGTTCCAAGTGCCACCCTTAAGCAGGTCTGTTATGACCTAGATTGTTCACTTTTTGAAAACAAGATTGTACTAGCCGCAATGAAAGGTACTGTTGGAGCTAATTGTGAAGTCCCCAGCAGTTTTCTGAGCCAAACTTTGAAATTACCAGAGTCCCATATCGTGACCATTGCGGGACCTTGCCATTCAGAAGAAATTGCAGAAAACAAACAAACTTACCTGACCTTATCCTGCTCAAACCCAGATACGGCTGATAAGTTAGCTGTTTTGTTTAAAAGACCTTATGTTAAAGTGCGCAGCAACATTGATCCAATTGGAGTTGGTTATGGTTCTATCTATAAAAACGTATTAGGTATAGCTAGCGGTATGGCCAAAGGTTTAGGTTATGGCGATAATTTCCTGGCTGTTCTCGTTAGCAATGCTCTTTTCGAAATGCAATGTATCCTAGGGACTGAAAGGGATGCGCAAAGAGAGATCTTGAATTCTTCCTATGCTGGAGATTTGCTGGTGACGGCATACTCGAACAACAGCCGAAATCGTCGTTTTGGAGAATTTGTTGCCCAAGGGCATTCGGCAGAAGGAGCAATGGATAAATTAGGGATGGTAGCTGAGGGCTACTGGGCAACTAAAGGGCTTTTTTGCTATGCGAAAGAACAGGGATTGGGTTTACCCATCCTTGAATCTATTTATGAAATATTATACGGAAACCATTCCGTAAGATCAAAATTTAAGGAATTGGAAGGGAAATTAAAATGA